From the Salmo trutta chromosome 2, fSalTru1.1, whole genome shotgun sequence genome, one window contains:
- the LOC115150999 gene encoding class E basic helix-loop-helix protein 22-like, which produces MDRRMNLNGPGDIFHKTLSAVSNRKMDSFRSAAGVDLPGSRDRQSPISCFDQTDSDPIQPGGLAGGRGGPLGLPTGSLCVKFGESSNRTSAAESSGGEQSQDDDSDGRCEMVLLADGRTVAAGKPEGGKKNKEQKTLRLNINARERRRMHDLNDALDELRSVIPYAHSPSVRKLSKIATLLLAKNYILMQAQALEEMRRLVAYLNQGQAISAASIPATTALAAPGLPGLSAGISAYDQPPVYPFTTGLAGSSCPDKCVLFNNVTSSLFKQCTDKP; this is translated from the coding sequence aTGGACAGGAGAATGAACTTGAACGGACCGGGAGATATTTTCCACAAAACACTCAGTGCTGTCTCCAACAGAAAGATGGACTCCTTCAGGTCAGCGGCTGGTGTTGACCTGCCGGGGTCCAGGGACCGCCAGTCACCGATCAGCTGTTTCGACCAGACCGACTCAGACCCGATTCAACCCGGTGGACTGGCTGGTGGTCGAGGGGGACCGCTGGGTCTGCCGACCGGATCTTTGTGCGTCAAGTTCGGCGAGAGCAGCAACAGGACCTCGGCGGCCGAGAGCAGTGGCGGGGAGCAGAGCCAGGACGATGACAGCGACGGCAGATGTGAGATGGTCCTCCTGGCCGATGGGAGAACGGTGGCCGCCGGTAAACCGGAGGGAGGTAAGAAAAACAAAGAGCAGAAAACACTCAGACTAAACATCAACGCGCGGGAGAGACGAAGGATGCACGACCTGAACGACGCGCTGGACGAGCTGCGCTCTGTCATCCCGTACGCGCACAGCCCCTCAGTGCGGAAACTCTCCAAAATCGCCACTTTGCTACTCGCCAAAAACTACATCCTCATGCAGGCGCAGGctctggaggagatgaggaggctgGTGGCCTATCTGAACCAGGGTCAGGCCATCTCAGCGGCGTCCATACCCGCCACAACGGCCCTTGCTGCTCCGGGTCTACCGGGTCTGAGCGCGGGGATAAGTGCGTACGACCAGCCGCCTGTGTACCCCTTCACCACCGGATTGGCCGGGTCTTCCTGCCCCGACAAATGTGTCCTTTTCAACAACGTCACCTCGAGCCTGTTTAAACAATGCACTGACAAGCCTTAA